In Neovison vison isolate M4711 chromosome 14, ASM_NN_V1, whole genome shotgun sequence, the following proteins share a genomic window:
- the MRPS17 gene encoding 28S ribosomal protein S17, mitochondrial, which yields MSVVRSSVHAKWIVGKVIGTAMQKTAKVRVTRLVLDPYLLKYFNKRKTYFAHDALQQCAVGDIVLLKALPVPRTKHVKHELAEIIFKVGRVIDPVTGKPCAGTTYLESPVSLETTCLPKNLEELKSSSAQ from the exons ATGTCAGTAGTTCGTTCGTCCGTCCACGCCAAGTGGATCGTGGGGAAGGTGATTGGAACAGCAATGCAAAAAACAGCCAAAGTGAGAGTGACCAGACTTGTTTTGGATCCCTATTTATTAAAG TATTTTAATAAACGAAAAACCTACTTTGCCCACGATGCTCTTCAGCAGTGCGCAGTTGGGGATATTGTGCTTCTCAAAGCTCTACCTGTTCCACGAACAAAGCACGTGAAACATGAACTGGCCGAGATCATTTTCAAAGTTGGACGAGTCATAGATCCAGTGACTGGAAAACCCTGTGCAGGAACTACCTACCTGGAAAGCCCAGTCAGCTTAGAAACCACCTGCCTACCCAAAAATCTGGAAGAACTCAAAAGCTCTTCAGCACAGTGA